GTGACGGTGGGCGGGCCCGACCGGACGCCTGGTTACAGCCACGTACCAGTCTGCGTCATGACATTGACGAGGCCTGGATAGCACGTGTGCTCGATCAGAACACGCCGCTCGTTCGCGCAGCGCGTAACCGCGCCGCGCGGGCCGCGAAGCGCTGGAGGGGCCGATGACGCGAGACGAAGATTTCACTCGTGCAACCGATGTGGCGCGTGTGGCGGTAGTGATCGTGACTTACAACAGCGCAGACGTCCTCGGCGACTGCCTGCGTGCGCTCGCCGATGAGGGCACGCCGTTGGCAGCCGTGGTCGTTGCAGACAATGCCTCCCGGGATGAGACATGCGGGATCGCCGAGGATTTCGCCGATCTGGACGTCACGGTGATCCGAACCGGACGCAACGGCGGATACGCCGCCGGGGTGAACGCCGGCATCGCCGCGCTCGACCTGGCCTGTCTGGACGCAATACTCGTGCTCAACGCCGACTGTCGGGTCTCGCCGAACACGCTGCAGGTACTGGCTTGTGCGTTGCGCCGGCCCGGCCGCGGCATCGCCGTGCCGCGTTTGCTCTATCCCAACGGCACTCAGCAATACACCCTGCGCCGCAAACCGACCGTGGTCCGGGCGCTGGTCGAGGCCTTGGTGCCCGGAAGCTTGGCCGGTCGGATGGGGCCGCTGGGCGAACGAGTAACCGATCCCCGCGCTTACGAGCAAGCAGGCGTCACCGCGTGGGCCACCGGCGCGGCGATGATGCTCTCGGTACCGACGTTGCTCGATGTGGGCTTGTGGGACGAGTCGTTCCTGATGTACAGCGAGGAGACCGAATACTGTTTGCGCGCAGCGGACAAGGGTTGGTGCACCTGGTACGAGCCCGCCGCGGTGTTCGAGCACGTCGGCGGTGACTCCGAGACCAAGCCGATGTTCGCCTCGATGCTGACAGTCAACAAGGTGGAGCTGTTCCGGCGGCGGCACAACCGCCTGCATGGTGCGGCCTATCTCGCGGCAGTGGCGGTGGGGCAGGGTCTGCGTGCGGTGGCCGGCCGACCCACGTCGCGTGCGTCGATCGCGGCTCTGTTCCAGCCTTCTCGCCGGTTGCAGGAGTTACCCACGTGACCGCTACTTCCGATCTCACCAGCTCCCGCCTTGTGGGCTTCGATGCGCTGGGCAACGAGGAAATCGAAGCGTGGCATGCGTTGCGGGCAAGCAATCCGGCGCTGGACAGCCCCTATTTCCACCCAGGATTCGCGGCGGCTGTACATGCCACCGGACGGCACGTGTCGGTGGTTGTGGTGCGGAACAGCTCCGGTGCGGTGTCCGCACTGCTCCCGGGACACCGCGAGGGTGCCGTATTGCAACCCGTGAGCTGGCCTGGCGCAGACTTCCAGGGACCACTCTTCAGGCCGGCCGAGGCGCCGTCTGCGTCCGAGTTCCTGGTGGATGGCCTTCGGGTCCTCATGTTCGATCATCTGATTTCGCAAGGGCCCGATTTCGACCCGTGGATCGTGTCGAGTCAGCCATCACCCTGGATGGACGTCACGGGCGGGTTGGACGGCTACCTCGGCCGAGCGTCGCGCAGCGGCCGGGACAAGATGAAGGAGGCCCGGCGCTGCCTGGCGAAAGCCGAACGGTCCCATGGGCCGGTCCGTTTCGCCGTCGATGTTGTCGACGACGATGCGCTCGCGCGCTTGATCGAGTTGAAGCGCGCCCAGTACGCCGCCACGGGCAGCCGCGACTTCTTCGCGAAGCCGGGCCACATCGAGTTGATGCACCGTCTGCTGCATACTCGTGAGCCCGGGTTCGGAGGTGTACTTTCCACGGTTCGTGTCGGGGATCGATTGGTCGCGGCTCATTTCGGAATCCGCTCCGATCATGTCCTGCACTGGTGGTTCCCGGTCTACGATCCGGTGTTCTCCCAACTGTCGCCAGGCTGGATCCTGTTGCGTGAGGTGATCTCTGCCGCACCAGGATCAGGCATTCTCCGTTTGGACCTCGGCCGAGGCGATGACGACTACAAACGACGGGCGAAGACCGGCGAAACGGTCGTGAGCCAAGCCTTCATCAGCAACAGTGCCACTCGACGGGTGTTGCGCGGCGGACGTGACGCGGTGATGAACGCGGTGAAGAACTCACCTCTCGCTCCCAGGCTGCGACAGGGAGTTCGCTACCTCCGCGGTGTCAGGTCATCTGGCCGACAGATGCCGTCGCGGAGCTAGGCGCCCGGCATACCTGCCCCTGGTGCGATCGGGCTCAGGAGATTCGACGGTGTACCCGGACCACAGCAGGCCAAAGGTGATGAAGAACAGGAAGGTTGCCTGCTGGAAACCGAACAGGTCGAATGTGAAGCTCGAGACGAGCACCGCGACGATGATCGCTCCGAGTACATACGCCTGATACCGTTCACGGGAATTCGAGGCGCAGCGCAGTGCGGCAGCGATGCCGAAAACACCTCCGCCCGCGAGCACAATCATCGCGGTGACTCCGACAAGGCCACCTTGCACGACCGCCTGAAGCCACTCGTTGTCCAGCAGCCCGTAGACCTCCGGCGGTGATGCACCGAGCCCCAGACCGAACGCCGGACGAGCGCGAAAGGTCTCGGATACCGTGGCATAGTCGGCAGTCCTGCCGAGGACGCTCGGATCCTTCTCCGACGTGACGATGGTCTCCCACAGTGCCCTGGTGATGTTCGGGAACGCAGTCATGTACCCGCCGACAGCGAGGATTCCGACAACTAGGCCGACTGCGATCTGACGGACCGTATGGCCGAACATCAGGATCAGAAGGGCCGCGCCCAGGGCGATCACACCTGTCCTCGACACTCCGGTCGGCACAGTCACGATGGCCAGACCACACACCGCGGCGGACAGTATGCGGCGATTGCGTGTGTTGGCGAAGCGAGCGAAATAGAGAGCCAGGGGAAGCGCCGACGCGGTCAGGATGGAGTACTCGATCGCGTGTTCGGAGGTCCCCAGAGCACGTTCGACACCCGCACGCTCAACCAGCGACAGAGTATCGGTGCTGACAACAAATCCCGGTGGTTGGAACAGGAACCGCAAGTCGACAGACACGGCGCTTTGAAGAAGACCTACGACGCAACCGAAAGCCATCCCGCACAAAAGACATCCGAGGACGAAATCACGCTGCCGGGGCGTCCGTACGCGCGTCACCACGTAGAGGCCCAATCCGACATTCGCGGTGAGCGCGATCAGGCTGCGGGTCATGCTTGCATCGGTGGCGGCAGATGCCGGCGAGGGGTCGAAGTCGAGTAGTGCGACCCCGTACGTCGTGAGCCAGAGGAAGAAGTAGAGCACGAGGATCAACACGCCGGGCTGTATTCGGCGGGCCTTCTCGGTCCGGCGGACCATCAGGAAGCCGAGCACGATCAAACCGAAGAACACCACCGCGATCATGCGTGCCGGCGAGCCGTTGCTCTTCAACGGCCCCGGAAACAGTACATAGCTCGGCAGGATCATCATCACGATGCAGAGGATCCCGAGCAACCACGGCCGGCGTTCTTCTGTCTCGGCAGGTGCGCTTGCCAGGAAATCAGTCGGAACGGATCGTGCCGACCTCGTGGTCCTCACTGGCGCTGCCATGTCAGGGCTGATTGACTTCTGAGCTTCTGACCGGCTGTCCATTGGTCGATGCG
This genomic window from Mycolicibacterium goodii contains:
- a CDS encoding glycosyltransferase family 2 protein, with translation MTRDEDFTRATDVARVAVVIVTYNSADVLGDCLRALADEGTPLAAVVVADNASRDETCGIAEDFADLDVTVIRTGRNGGYAAGVNAGIAALDLACLDAILVLNADCRVSPNTLQVLACALRRPGRGIAVPRLLYPNGTQQYTLRRKPTVVRALVEALVPGSLAGRMGPLGERVTDPRAYEQAGVTAWATGAAMMLSVPTLLDVGLWDESFLMYSEETEYCLRAADKGWCTWYEPAAVFEHVGGDSETKPMFASMLTVNKVELFRRRHNRLHGAAYLAAVAVGQGLRAVAGRPTSRASIAALFQPSRRLQELPT
- a CDS encoding GNAT family N-acetyltransferase; this translates as MTATSDLTSSRLVGFDALGNEEIEAWHALRASNPALDSPYFHPGFAAAVHATGRHVSVVVVRNSSGAVSALLPGHREGAVLQPVSWPGADFQGPLFRPAEAPSASEFLVDGLRVLMFDHLISQGPDFDPWIVSSQPSPWMDVTGGLDGYLGRASRSGRDKMKEARRCLAKAERSHGPVRFAVDVVDDDALARLIELKRAQYAATGSRDFFAKPGHIELMHRLLHTREPGFGGVLSTVRVGDRLVAAHFGIRSDHVLHWWFPVYDPVFSQLSPGWILLREVISAAPGSGILRLDLGRGDDDYKRRAKTGETVVSQAFISNSATRRVLRGGRDAVMNAVKNSPLAPRLRQGVRYLRGVRSSGRQMPSRS
- a CDS encoding O-antigen ligase family protein; translated protein: MAAPVRTTRSARSVPTDFLASAPAETEERRPWLLGILCIVMMILPSYVLFPGPLKSNGSPARMIAVVFFGLIVLGFLMVRRTEKARRIQPGVLILVLYFFLWLTTYGVALLDFDPSPASAATDASMTRSLIALTANVGLGLYVVTRVRTPRQRDFVLGCLLCGMAFGCVVGLLQSAVSVDLRFLFQPPGFVVSTDTLSLVERAGVERALGTSEHAIEYSILTASALPLALYFARFANTRNRRILSAAVCGLAIVTVPTGVSRTGVIALGAALLILMFGHTVRQIAVGLVVGILAVGGYMTAFPNITRALWETIVTSEKDPSVLGRTADYATVSETFRARPAFGLGLGASPPEVYGLLDNEWLQAVVQGGLVGVTAMIVLAGGGVFGIAAALRCASNSRERYQAYVLGAIIVAVLVSSFTFDLFGFQQATFLFFITFGLLWSGYTVESPEPDRTRGRYAGRLAPRRHLSAR